The Impatiens glandulifera chromosome 8, dImpGla2.1, whole genome shotgun sequence genome includes a window with the following:
- the LOC124911567 gene encoding 4-diphosphocytidyl-2-C-methyl-D-erythritol kinase, chloroplastic/chromoplastic: protein MAMASSHLSCTNIFLSSSRGGGSGAGAGGNRNLSVQTNCLFSSFKPNALPLSLRKSQFNKPLSVRATASESKSERRQVEIVYDVEERLNRFADEVDKGAGLSRLTLFSPCKINAFLRITGKREDGYHDLASLFHVISLGDKIKFSLAPSKSKDRLSTNVSGVPLDDTNLIIKALNLYRKKTETDNFFWIHLDKRVPTGAGLGGGSSNAATALWAANQFSGCLATEKELQEWSSEIGSDIPFFFSHGAAYCTGRGEIVEDIPAPFSSDIPLVLVKPKEACPTAQVYKSLQLDESSKIDPLYLLEKISKNGLSQDDCVNDLEPPAFRVLPSLKRLKQRMIAAGRGQYNAVFMSGSGSTIVGVGSPDPPRFIYDDEEYKDVFISEASFITRGVNQWYTEVISPSSEETPAV from the exons ATGGCCATGGCTTCCTCTCATCTTTCCTGCACTAACATCTTCCTCTCATCCTCCCGCGGCGGAGGCTCCGGCGCCGGAGCCGGCGGAAACCGCAATCTCTCCGTTCAAACGAATTGTCTGTTTTCGTCCTTCAAGCCGAATGCGTTACCACTTTCTCTTCGAAAATCTCAATTCAACAAACCGCTTTCTGTTAGAGCCACAGCTTCTGAATCCAAATCTGAGAGAAGACAAGTCGAG ATAGTATACGATGTTGAAGAGAGATTGAATAGATTTGCTGATGAAGTTGATAAAGGCGCTGGACTTTCAAGGCTTACTTTGTTTTCACCTTGCAAG ATCAACGCGTTCTTGAGGATAACTGGCAAGAGAGAAGACGGATATCATGATTTAGCTTCTCTTTTCCAT GTAATAAGTCTAGGAGATAAGATCAAGTTCTCATTGGCGCCTTCAAAATCGAAGGATCGACTTTCCACCAATGTGTCTGGAGTCCCTCTTGATGATACAAACTTG ATCATTAAGGCACTTAATCTGTATAGAAAGAAGACTGAGACAGACAATTTCTTTTGG attcATCTTGATAAAAGGGTTCCAACTGGTGCTGGGCTTGGCGGTGGGAGCAGTAATGCTGCCACTGCTTTATGGGCTGCGAATCAGTTCAGTGGATGTTTAGCTACTGAAAAGGAGCTTCAAGAATGGTCGAGTGAAATTGGTTCAGATATACCTTTCTTTTTCTCCCATGGAGCTGCTTATTGTACTGGGAGAGGTGAG ATAGTTGAAGATATTCCAGCACCATTTTCATCTGACATTCCATTGGTTCTTGTAAAACCTAAGGAGGCATGTCCAACAGCCCAGGTTTACAAG AGTCTTCAACTGGATGAAAGTAGTAAGATTGATCCATTGTATTTACTGGAGAAGATCTCGAAAAATGGATTATCTCAAGATGATTGTGTAAATGATTTAG AACCTCCGGCTTTTCGAGTTCTTCCTTCTCTGAAAAGACTTAAACAGCGGATGATTGCAGCTGGTCGTGGGCAATATAATGCTGTTTTCATGTCTGGAAG TGGAAGTACTATTGTTGGAGTGGGTTCTCCTGACCCTCCTCGTTTCATCTACGACGACGAGGAATATAAAGATGTTTTTATATCGG AGGCCAGCTTCATCACGCGTGGAGTTAATCAGTGGTACACCGAAGTTATTTCACCGAGCTCAGAGGAGACACCAGCGGTTTGA